From the Brassica napus cultivar Da-Ae chromosome A8, Da-Ae, whole genome shotgun sequence genome, one window contains:
- the LOC106360236 gene encoding uncharacterized protein LOC106360236: protein MCIYNNSPKRGEARKRAYKMVEIPRRVDILAAAFDVEAARARLPCDSSSGSDHFPDETADLWDLVESFMDSEVKALPEDIPMEDKDDKSDVDDDYEDVKERLREICENLSGGGERRRIIEEVVNAREFVGEKRLLMAYLRDKGFDAGLCKSKWERFGKNTAGKYEYVDVNRGEKNRFIVETNLAGEFVIAKPTTRYLSLLAQLPRVFVGTPEELKKLVRIMCFEIRRSMKRAEIHVPPWRRNAYMQAKWFGHYKRTSNEVVTRVKSCGCGPRVGFEGLAKTATFNGYKEVERMRQGLKVGQLTVAFTGSGVRLS, encoded by the exons atGTGTATATATAACAATTCGCCGAAGAGAGGAGAAGCCAGGAAAAGGGCATATAAAATGGTAGAGATTCCGAGAAGAGTTGACATACTCGCTGCGGCTTTTGATGTCGAGGCGGCGCGTGCACGTCTGCCGTGCGAtagcagcagcgggagcgatcACTTCCCTGATGAGACAGCCGATCTTTGGGATCTGGTCGAATCATTTATGGACAGCGAAGTGAAAGCTTTACCAGAGGATATTCCTATGGAAGATAAAGATGATAAGTCTGACGTTGATGATGATTATGAAGATGTGAAGGAGAGGTTGCGGGAGATTTGTGAAAATCTCAGTGGCGGCGGAGAGCGGAGGAGAATAATTGAGGAGGTAGTAAATGCAAGAGAGTTCGTCGGAGAGAAACGCCTCTTGATGGCTTATTTACGCGACAAAGGTTTCGATGCAG GTCTTTGCAAGTCCAAGTgggagagatttggtaagaacACGGCCGGGAAGTACGAGTATGTTGACGTTAATAGAGGAGAAAAGAACCGCTTTATTGTCGAGACAAATCTTGCCGGAGAATTCGTGATTGCTAAGCCTACGACAAGATACCTTTCTCTCTTAGCTCAACTACCACGTGTCTTCGTGGGAACACCTGAAGAGCTGAAAAAGTTAGTGAGAATCATGTGCTTTGAGATAAGACGGTCGATGAAGCGAGCGGAGATTCACGTGCCACCGTGGAGGAGGAACGCTTACATGCAAGCCAAGTGGTTCGGTCACTATAAACGAACCTCTAATGAAGTGGTTACTAGGGTTAAGAGCTGTGGATGTGGACCACGTGTTGGGTTTGAGGGGTTGGCTAAAACGGCAACGTTTAACGGCTATAAAGAGGTGGAGAGGATGAGGCAGGGTTTAAAAGTTGGCCAGCTCACGGTGGCTTTCACCGGCAGTGGGGTGAGGTTGTCATAG